In one Pyramidobacter piscolens W5455 genomic region, the following are encoded:
- a CDS encoding RidA family protein has product MNPIETQYSVRDDGHYVPAMEVGGTYYISGQLSINPETGKVPEGGIKAEAQQALDNLETVLKASGLKRENVAMCRVYVPDVKYWPELNEVYSKFFGAHRPARIVVPSNNLYAGCLVEVEAVASRK; this is encoded by the coding sequence ATGAATCCTATCGAGACTCAATACTCTGTACGTGACGACGGACATTATGTTCCCGCTATGGAAGTTGGCGGAACATATTACATTTCCGGACAGCTTTCCATCAATCCTGAAACCGGCAAAGTTCCTGAGGGAGGGATCAAGGCCGAGGCGCAACAGGCTCTCGATAACCTTGAGACGGTCCTTAAGGCTTCTGGCTTGAAAAGAGAGAATGTAGCCATGTGCCGTGTCTATGTGCCAGATGTGAAGTACTGGCCTGAACTAAATGAAGTCTACAGCAAGTTTTTTGGGGCTCATCGTCCTGCACGGATCGTAGTCCCTTCGAATAATTTATATGCCGGCTGTCTTGTTGAAGTAGAAGCAGTAGCTTCCCGTAAGTAA